In a single window of the Pelagibacterium sp. 26DY04 genome:
- a CDS encoding NADH-quinone oxidoreductase subunit B family protein — MGLSDNTTLVAPKPRGVIDPATNAPIGATDPYFVDVNNELADKGFLVTATDELINWARTGSLMWMQTGLACCAVEMMQMSMPRYDIERFGTAPRASPRTSDVLIVAGTLTNKMAPALRRVYDQMPEPRYVISMGSCANGGGYYHYSYSVVRGCDRVLPVDIYVPGCPPTAEALLYGILLLQKKIRRTGTIER, encoded by the coding sequence ATGGGATTGAGCGACAATACGACGCTGGTGGCGCCTAAACCCCGCGGTGTCATCGATCCGGCCACCAATGCCCCCATCGGCGCGACCGATCCTTATTTCGTCGACGTCAACAACGAGCTGGCCGATAAGGGCTTTCTGGTTACGGCGACCGATGAGTTGATCAACTGGGCCCGCACCGGCTCGCTCATGTGGATGCAGACCGGACTGGCTTGCTGCGCCGTCGAGATGATGCAGATGTCGATGCCGCGCTACGATATCGAGCGCTTTGGCACTGCCCCGCGCGCATCCCCGCGCACTTCGGACGTCCTGATCGTTGCCGGCACATTGACCAACAAGATGGCGCCGGCGTTGCGCCGGGTCTACGACCAGATGCCCGAGCCGCGCTATGTGATTTCGATGGGAAGCTGCGCCAATGGCGGCGGTTACTATCATTATTCCTATTCGGTCGTGCGCGGCTGCGATCGCGTCCTGCCGGTCGATATCTATGTGCCGGGGTGCCCTCCGACCGCCGAAGCGCTGCTTTACGGCATCCTGCTGCTGCAAAAGAAGATCCGCCGCACCGGAACGATCGAGCGATAG
- a CDS encoding NADH-quinone oxidoreductase subunit C, protein MDNSLSELGEYIALKLGEAVEGYGVAYGELTLEARPDAIVNVMRTLRDDPRCQFISIIDVCGVDYPDRAQRFDVLYHLLSPHQNNRIRVRVIVDEFTPVPSITGVFPGANWFEREAYDLYGILFSGHPDLRRILTDYGFDGHPLRKDFPLTGFVEVRYDEERKRVVYEPVQLAQEFRNFDYLSPWEGTDYVLPGDEKAKQ, encoded by the coding sequence ATGGACAACTCTCTTTCCGAACTCGGCGAGTACATTGCGCTCAAGCTTGGCGAAGCCGTCGAAGGATATGGCGTGGCCTATGGCGAGCTGACCCTTGAGGCCAGGCCCGATGCCATCGTCAACGTCATGCGCACCTTGCGGGACGATCCGCGCTGCCAGTTCATCTCCATCATCGATGTCTGCGGCGTCGATTATCCCGACCGCGCGCAGCGCTTCGATGTCCTTTATCACCTCCTGAGCCCGCACCAGAACAATCGGATCCGCGTGCGGGTGATCGTGGATGAATTCACCCCCGTTCCTTCGATCACCGGCGTATTTCCCGGCGCCAACTGGTTCGAGCGCGAAGCTTACGATCTTTACGGAATTTTGTTCTCTGGCCACCCCGACTTACGTCGTATTCTCACCGACTACGGGTTCGACGGGCACCCTCTGCGCAAGGATTTCCCGCTCACCGGCTTTGTCGAGGTCCGCTACGACGAGGAACGCAAGCGCGTGGTCTACGAGCCGGTGCAACTGGCGCAGGAATTCCGGAACTTCGATTATCTCTCGCCCTGGGAAGGCACCGATTACGTGCTGCCCGGTGACGAAAAGGCCAAGCAATGA
- a CDS encoding NADH-quinone oxidoreductase subunit D, with protein sequence MTQAASEVDVRTFTVNFGPVHPSAHGVLRLVLELDGEVVERVDPHVGLLHRGTEKLIEHKTYLQAVPYFDRLDYVAPMNQEHAFALAVEKLLGIEVPFRGQLIRVLFSEIGRLLSHLMNVTTQAMDIGALTPPLWGFEQREKLMVFYERASGARMHAAYFRPGGVHQDLPQTLIDDIAKFCEDFPKALDDIDSLLTENRIFKQRNADIGVVTLDEAWSFGFSGVMVRASGAAWDLRKAQPYECYDRLDFDVPVGQHGDCYDRYLIRMEEMRQSNKIMRQCIELLNSPEGQGPVSTTDGKVVPPKRGEMKRSMEALIHHFKLYTEGYRVPEGEVYAAVEAPKGEFGVYLVSDGTNKPYRCKIRAPGFAHLQAMDFLCQGHLLADVTAILGSLDIVFGEVDR encoded by the coding sequence ATGACGCAAGCTGCTTCTGAAGTCGACGTCAGGACCTTTACTGTCAATTTCGGTCCTGTGCATCCGTCCGCCCACGGCGTGCTGCGTCTGGTTCTCGAACTGGATGGCGAGGTCGTCGAGCGCGTCGATCCCCATGTCGGCCTGCTTCATCGCGGAACCGAAAAACTCATAGAGCACAAGACCTATCTTCAGGCCGTTCCCTATTTCGACCGCCTCGACTATGTGGCGCCGATGAACCAGGAGCACGCTTTCGCGCTGGCCGTCGAAAAGCTGCTCGGCATCGAAGTCCCGTTCCGCGGGCAGTTGATCCGCGTGCTGTTCTCCGAGATCGGCCGTTTGCTCAGCCACTTGATGAACGTCACCACTCAAGCCATGGATATCGGAGCGCTCACCCCGCCGCTGTGGGGTTTCGAGCAGCGCGAAAAGCTCATGGTGTTTTATGAGCGGGCCTCTGGTGCCCGCATGCACGCTGCCTATTTCCGCCCTGGCGGCGTCCACCAGGATCTGCCGCAGACGCTGATCGACGATATCGCGAAATTCTGCGAGGATTTCCCCAAGGCGCTCGACGATATCGATAGCCTTTTGACCGAAAACCGCATCTTCAAGCAGCGCAATGCCGATATCGGTGTCGTGACGCTCGATGAAGCGTGGAGCTTCGGGTTCTCCGGCGTCATGGTCAGGGCTTCTGGCGCCGCATGGGATCTGCGCAAGGCCCAGCCCTATGAGTGCTACGATCGGCTCGATTTCGACGTTCCGGTTGGCCAGCATGGCGACTGCTATGATCGCTATCTCATCCGCATGGAAGAGATGCGTCAGTCCAACAAGATCATGAGGCAGTGTATCGAGCTGCTCAATTCGCCCGAAGGGCAGGGGCCGGTTTCCACCACCGACGGCAAGGTCGTTCCGCCTAAGCGTGGCGAGATGAAGCGTTCCATGGAAGCGCTCATCCATCACTTCAAGCTTTACACCGAAGGTTATCGCGTTCCCGAAGGCGAGGTCTATGCCGCCGTCGAGGCGCCCAAGGGCGAGTTCGGCGTCTATCTTGTCTCCGATGGCACCAACAAGCCTTATCGCTGCAAGATCCGCGCACCCGGATTTGCTCACCTCCAGGCCATGGATTTCCTGTGCCAGGGGCATCTGCTCGCTGACGTCACGGCCATCCTGGGTTCCCTCGATATCGTGTTCGGAGAGGTTGACCGCTGA
- the nuoE gene encoding NADH-quinone oxidoreductase subunit NuoE, with amino-acid sequence MSVRRLADESVQPASFAFSNDNAAWAQKRIAMYPEGRQQSAVIPLLMRAQEQDGWISRATIETVADMLDMPYIRVLEVATFYTQFQLQPVGTRAHIQVCGTTPCMLRGAEDIKAVCQKHIHADPHHLNADGTLSWEEVECAGACVNAPMVTIGFDTYEDLTPERFEEILIAFRDGKGDTIKPGPQNGRKFSAPLSGQVTLLEPIRPDAPHRQSGIVEEPDATAPGRMRDIPEEAAPALRTPVPEEDKASVEEVEAEKSETMGDTRREPDQAGREGATGAESPAIEKTGSETGEETKTTGRSGDSENRPLATALGTTPDSTPMFERPAGAPDDLKLISGVGPGIEAKLNSLGIITYAQIAALSDADSERVEAVLNFKGRMNRDNWKGQAKALVDGGIDEYVRVFGKKPR; translated from the coding sequence ATGAGTGTGCGCCGCCTAGCAGACGAATCCGTCCAGCCCGCCAGTTTCGCGTTTTCCAACGACAATGCTGCCTGGGCGCAGAAGCGCATCGCCATGTACCCCGAGGGCCGGCAGCAGTCGGCGGTGATCCCGCTGCTCATGCGTGCTCAGGAGCAGGATGGCTGGATTTCCCGGGCGACGATCGAAACCGTCGCCGACATGCTCGACATGCCCTATATCCGCGTGCTGGAAGTGGCGACCTTCTACACCCAGTTCCAGCTCCAGCCGGTGGGCACGCGTGCCCACATCCAGGTCTGCGGCACCACCCCTTGCATGCTGCGCGGGGCCGAGGACATCAAGGCCGTCTGTCAGAAGCATATCCACGCCGACCCGCACCATCTCAACGCAGATGGCACGTTGAGCTGGGAAGAGGTCGAATGTGCCGGCGCCTGCGTCAACGCTCCCATGGTCACCATCGGCTTCGACACCTATGAGGACCTCACCCCCGAGCGCTTCGAGGAAATCCTCATCGCGTTCCGCGACGGCAAGGGCGATACCATTAAGCCGGGCCCGCAAAACGGGCGCAAATTCTCCGCTCCGCTTTCGGGTCAGGTGACCCTGCTCGAGCCGATCCGTCCCGATGCACCGCATCGGCAGTCCGGAATTGTCGAGGAGCCCGATGCGACGGCTCCCGGCCGGATGCGCGACATTCCTGAGGAGGCCGCTCCCGCGCTCAGGACGCCCGTTCCCGAAGAGGACAAGGCGAGCGTGGAGGAAGTCGAAGCCGAAAAAAGCGAAACGATGGGCGACACCAGGCGCGAGCCCGATCAGGCTGGGCGCGAGGGCGCGACTGGCGCTGAATCGCCGGCCATCGAAAAAACCGGCAGCGAAACCGGTGAAGAAACCAAGACGACCGGCCGCAGCGGCGATTCCGAGAACCGCCCGCTGGCCACGGCGCTTGGCACAACGCCTGACAGCACGCCCATGTTCGAGCGCCCGGCTGGCGCACCGGACGATCTCAAGCTGATCTCGGGCGTCGGTCCCGGCATCGAAGCCAAGCTCAATAGCTTGGGCATCATCACCTATGCCCAGATCGCCGCGCTGTCGGATGCCGATAGCGAGCGTGTCGAAGCGGTGCTGAATTTCAAGGGCCGCATGAACCGTGACAATTGGAAGGGCCAGGCCAAGGCGCTCGTGGACGGTGGAATCGACGAATATGTCCGCGTCTTTGGCAAGAAGCCGCGCTAG
- the nuoF gene encoding NADH-quinone oxidoreductase subunit NuoF, whose translation MLSDKDRIFTNLYGQDDWGLEGAKRRGSWSGTKDLLDQGREWLTNEVKASGLRGRGGAGFSTGLKWSFMPKVNDGRPHYLVVNADESEPGTCKDREILRHDPHHLIEGCLIAGRAMDAHKAFIYVRGEFMRERHRLEAAVQQAYDARLIGKDNVHGWDFDIVVHHGAGAYICGEETALLESLEGKKGQPRLKPPFPAGMGLYGCPTTVNNVESIAVVPEILRRGASWFAGLGRENNTGTKLFCVSGHVNNPATFEEEMGTPFEELIEKHCGGIRGGWDNLLAVIPGGSSVPCVPGEKIRTAYMDFDGLREVGSSLGTAAVIVMDKSTDIIKAIWRLSAFYKHESCGQCTPCREGTGWMMRVMERMVRGEAQKREIDMLFAVTKQVEGHTICALGDAAAWPIQGLIRNFRHVIEERIDAYTYKSTSDGAVPSVAAE comes from the coding sequence ATGCTGAGCGACAAGGACCGCATTTTCACAAATCTCTATGGGCAGGACGATTGGGGCCTTGAAGGGGCCAAGCGCCGTGGCTCCTGGAGCGGCACCAAGGATCTGCTCGACCAGGGGCGGGAATGGCTGACCAACGAGGTCAAGGCCTCCGGCCTGCGCGGCCGTGGCGGCGCTGGGTTCTCGACCGGCCTCAAATGGAGCTTTATGCCCAAGGTCAATGATGGGCGCCCGCATTACCTCGTCGTCAACGCCGACGAATCCGAGCCGGGCACCTGCAAGGATCGCGAGATCCTGCGCCACGACCCGCATCATCTGATCGAGGGCTGCCTGATTGCTGGCCGCGCCATGGATGCCCACAAGGCCTTCATCTATGTGCGCGGCGAATTCATGCGCGAGCGTCACCGGCTCGAAGCTGCCGTGCAGCAGGCTTATGACGCGCGCCTGATCGGCAAGGATAATGTCCATGGCTGGGACTTCGATATCGTCGTCCACCACGGCGCAGGGGCCTATATTTGCGGCGAGGAAACCGCGCTTCTGGAATCGCTTGAAGGCAAGAAGGGACAGCCGCGTCTAAAGCCGCCGTTTCCGGCCGGTATGGGCCTTTATGGTTGTCCCACCACCGTCAACAACGTCGAATCCATCGCCGTTGTGCCGGAAATCCTGCGGCGCGGTGCCTCCTGGTTCGCGGGGCTCGGCCGCGAGAACAACACCGGCACCAAGCTCTTCTGCGTCTCGGGCCACGTCAACAATCCGGCGACCTTCGAAGAAGAGATGGGCACGCCCTTCGAGGAATTGATCGAAAAGCATTGCGGCGGCATCCGTGGCGGCTGGGACAATCTCCTGGCGGTCATTCCCGGCGGCTCCTCGGTTCCCTGCGTTCCCGGCGAGAAAATCCGTACCGCTTACATGGACTTCGACGGACTTCGTGAAGTGGGATCTTCGCTCGGCACCGCCGCCGTGATCGTCATGGACAAGTCCACCGACATCATCAAGGCCATCTGGCGCCTCTCCGCTTTCTACAAGCACGAAAGCTGCGGTCAGTGCACGCCCTGCCGCGAAGGCACCGGCTGGATGATGCGCGTGATGGAACGCATGGTGCGTGGCGAAGCGCAAAAGCGCGAAATCGACATGCTGTTTGCCGTCACCAAGCAGGTCGAAGGCCACACCATCTGCGCCCTGGGCGACGCGGCCGCTTGGCCGATCCAGGGCCTGATCAGGAATTTCCGTCACGTCATCGAAGAGCGGATCGACGCATACACCTACAAATCCACTTCCGACGGTGCCGTTCCGTCGGTTGCGGCGGAGTAA
- the nuoG gene encoding NADH-quinone oxidoreductase subunit NuoG, producing the protein MAQIKVDGELIEVPDHFTLMQAAEAAGAEIPRFCYHERLSVAGNCRMCLVEVKGGPPKPQASCAMSVRDLRPGPNGEPPEMFTNTPMVKKAREGVMEFLLINHPLDCPICDQGGECDLQDQAMAYGVDTSRYWENKRAVENKYIGPLVKTIMNRCIHCTRCVRFTTEVAGVSELGLIGRGEDAEITSYLEQALTSELQGNVIDLCPVGALTSKPYAFQARPWELSKTETIDVMDAVGSNIRVDARGREVMRILPRTHEGVNEEWISDKTRFVWDGLRTQRLDRPYARKRGKLQPVDWTEALNSAAKALGGAKKVAGLVGDLVSTEAAFSLKALVEGLGGNVECRVDGAKLPIGNRSAYVGNAAIADIDSAQMILQVGANPRVEAPVINARIRKAWLNGAKIARIGEPASLTYDVSDIGNDRAALIRLADMDHDDKHGVAGVMIVGQGALTEADGEAVLSQAMKAADKAKSKFLVLHTAASRVGAMDVGAATDGGLEAAMDGADVIINMGADEIEIAPGAFVIYIGSHGDRGAHRADLILPSAAYTEESGIFVNTEGRPQMAQRAVFPPGDAKESWAILRALSGHAGTVLPWNSLAQLRSAMFEKHPHLAQIDAVPDNGWKPIRAKKPGDAAFRNAVSDFYLTNPIARASATMAECSQLMAGLKQAAE; encoded by the coding sequence ATGGCGCAAATCAAGGTCGATGGCGAACTGATCGAGGTTCCCGATCACTTCACGCTGATGCAGGCTGCCGAGGCGGCGGGCGCGGAAATTCCGCGCTTCTGCTACCACGAGCGCCTCTCGGTCGCCGGCAATTGCCGCATGTGCCTTGTCGAAGTGAAGGGCGGGCCTCCCAAGCCCCAGGCGAGCTGCGCCATGAGCGTGCGCGACCTGCGCCCTGGGCCCAATGGTGAGCCACCCGAGATGTTCACCAACACGCCCATGGTCAAGAAGGCCCGCGAAGGCGTGATGGAATTCCTGCTCATCAACCACCCGCTGGATTGCCCGATCTGCGATCAGGGCGGCGAGTGCGACTTGCAGGACCAGGCCATGGCCTATGGCGTCGACACCTCCCGCTATTGGGAGAACAAGCGCGCCGTGGAAAACAAATATATAGGCCCGCTGGTCAAGACGATCATGAACCGGTGCATCCACTGCACTCGTTGTGTGCGCTTCACCACCGAAGTCGCCGGCGTCTCCGAGCTCGGCCTGATCGGCCGCGGCGAGGATGCCGAGATCACCTCCTATCTCGAACAGGCGCTGACCAGCGAATTGCAGGGCAACGTCATCGACCTCTGCCCGGTCGGCGCGCTGACCTCCAAGCCCTACGCCTTCCAGGCTCGCCCCTGGGAGTTGAGCAAGACCGAGACGATCGACGTGATGGACGCCGTCGGCTCGAATATCCGCGTCGATGCCCGCGGCCGCGAAGTCATGCGCATTCTCCCGCGCACGCATGAGGGCGTCAACGAGGAGTGGATTTCCGACAAGACCCGCTTCGTCTGGGACGGCCTGCGCACCCAGCGCCTCGACCGGCCATATGCCCGCAAAAGGGGCAAGCTGCAGCCCGTGGATTGGACCGAGGCGCTGAACAGCGCCGCCAAGGCATTGGGCGGGGCAAAGAAAGTCGCGGGCCTCGTCGGTGATCTGGTTTCCACCGAGGCCGCCTTTTCGCTCAAGGCCCTGGTCGAAGGACTGGGGGGCAACGTGGAATGCCGTGTCGACGGGGCCAAGCTGCCCATCGGCAACCGCTCGGCCTATGTCGGCAACGCGGCCATCGCCGATATCGACAGCGCGCAGATGATCCTGCAGGTGGGAGCCAATCCGCGTGTCGAAGCGCCGGTCATCAACGCCCGGATTCGCAAGGCGTGGCTCAATGGCGCCAAGATCGCCCGCATCGGCGAGCCGGCCTCGCTCACCTATGACGTGAGCGACATCGGGAACGATCGCGCCGCGCTGATCAGGCTCGCCGACATGGACCACGACGACAAGCACGGCGTGGCCGGCGTCATGATCGTCGGGCAGGGCGCCCTCACCGAAGCCGACGGCGAAGCGGTGCTGAGCCAGGCGATGAAGGCGGCAGACAAGGCCAAGTCCAAGTTTCTCGTGCTGCACACGGCCGCCTCGCGCGTTGGCGCGATGGATGTCGGTGCCGCGACCGATGGCGGCCTGGAAGCGGCAATGGATGGCGCCGATGTCATCATCAACATGGGTGCCGACGAGATCGAGATCGCGCCGGGCGCCTTCGTGATCTATATCGGCTCGCACGGCGATCGCGGCGCCCATCGCGCCGATCTGATCCTGCCTTCGGCCGCCTATACCGAAGAGTCCGGCATTTTCGTCAACACCGAGGGCCGTCCGCAAATGGCCCAGCGCGCCGTGTTCCCTCCGGGCGATGCCAAGGAGAGTTGGGCCATTCTGCGCGCTCTATCGGGGCATGCCGGCACGGTTTTGCCGTGGAACAGCCTCGCGCAATTGCGCAGCGCAATGTTCGAGAAGCACCCGCATCTGGCGCAGATCGATGCGGTGCCGGACAATGGCTGGAAGCCGATCCGCGCGAAAAAGCCGGGCGATGCGGCCTTCCGCAATGCCGTCAGCGATTTCTACCTCACCAACCCCATAGCCCGCGCATCCGCCACCATGGCCGAATGCTCGCAGCTCATGGCGGGTCTGAAACAGGCCGCAGAGTAA
- the nuoH gene encoding NADH-quinone oxidoreductase subunit NuoH: protein MVGFVWKALLLLVALLVFTAYILLADRKIWAAVQIRRGPNVVGAFGLLQSFADLLKFVLKEPVIPAGADKAVFILAPLVTVLLALAAWAVVPLDEGWALADINIGILYIFAISSLSVYGVIMAGWSSNSKYPFLGSLRSAAQMVSYEVSIGFVIITVLLCVGSLNLTDIVLAQQSGGLATMLGVPWLTILNWYWLPLFPMFVIFFISALAETNRPPFDMVEAESELVAGFMTEYGSTPYMMFMLGEYVAIILMCALTTILFLGGWSAPVDLPPFTWIPGVVWFVLKVCLAFFMFAMVKAMVPRYRYDQLMRLGWKVFLPISLAMVIIVAAVLQLTGWGWHGGMA, encoded by the coding sequence ATGGTCGGGTTTGTCTGGAAGGCACTGCTGCTGCTCGTCGCGCTCCTGGTCTTCACGGCCTATATCCTGCTGGCCGACCGCAAGATCTGGGCCGCCGTCCAAATCCGCCGCGGCCCCAACGTGGTAGGTGCCTTCGGTCTGCTGCAGAGCTTCGCCGATCTGCTCAAGTTCGTCCTCAAAGAACCGGTGATCCCCGCCGGCGCCGACAAGGCCGTCTTCATCCTCGCCCCGCTGGTCACCGTTCTTCTGGCGCTCGCCGCCTGGGCCGTGGTTCCGCTCGACGAAGGCTGGGCACTGGCCGATATCAACATCGGCATCCTCTATATCTTCGCCATCTCCTCATTGAGTGTCTATGGCGTCATCATGGCGGGCTGGTCGTCGAACTCGAAATACCCGTTCCTGGGCTCGCTCCGCTCGGCAGCGCAGATGGTCTCCTACGAAGTCTCCATCGGCTTCGTCATCATTACGGTGTTGCTCTGCGTCGGCTCACTCAACCTCACCGACATCGTCCTCGCCCAGCAATCGGGCGGACTTGCCACCATGCTCGGCGTCCCTTGGCTGACCATTCTCAACTGGTACTGGCTGCCGCTGTTTCCGATGTTCGTGATCTTCTTCATCTCGGCGCTGGCCGAAACCAACCGCCCGCCCTTCGACATGGTTGAAGCCGAATCCGAGCTCGTCGCCGGCTTCATGACCGAGTACGGCTCCACCCCCTACATGATGTTCATGCTCGGCGAATATGTCGCCATCATCCTCATGTGCGCGCTCACCACCATCCTGTTCCTGGGCGGCTGGAGCGCGCCGGTGGACCTGCCCCCCTTCACCTGGATTCCCGGTGTCGTGTGGTTCGTTCTGAAGGTCTGCCTCGCCTTCTTCATGTTCGCCATGGTCAAGGCCATGGTGCCCCGTTACCGCTATGACCAATTGATGCGTCTGGGCTGGAAGGTCTTCCTGCCCATCTCGCTGGCCATGGTCATCATCGTCGCCGCCGTCCTCCAGCTCACCGGCTGGGGCTGGCATGGCGGCATGGCATAA
- the nuoI gene encoding NADH-quinone oxidoreductase subunit NuoI, whose amino-acid sequence MSALRFLDALFLREFVSTFFLAMRYFFSPKPTINYPFEKGAVSPRFRGEHALRRYPNGEERCIACKLCEAICPAQAITIEAGPRQNDGTRRTVRYDIDMVKCIYCGFCQEACPVDAIVEGPNFEFATETREELYFSKERLLANGDRWERELAANIALDAPYR is encoded by the coding sequence ATGAGCGCCTTGCGGTTCCTCGACGCCCTGTTCCTGCGCGAGTTCGTGTCGACCTTCTTTTTGGCGATGCGCTATTTCTTCTCGCCCAAGCCCACCATCAACTATCCCTTTGAAAAGGGTGCCGTTTCCCCGCGCTTCCGTGGCGAGCACGCCCTGCGCCGCTATCCCAATGGCGAAGAACGCTGCATCGCCTGCAAGCTCTGCGAGGCGATCTGCCCGGCCCAGGCCATCACCATCGAGGCCGGTCCGCGCCAGAACGACGGCACGCGCCGCACGGTCCGTTACGACATCGACATGGTCAAATGCATCTATTGCGGCTTCTGCCAGGAAGCCTGCCCGGTCGATGCCATCGTCGAGGGGCCGAACTTCGAATTCGCAACCGAGACGCGCGAAGAGCTCTATTTCTCCAAGGAGCGTCTCCTGGCCAATGGCGATCGTTGGGAGCGTGAGCTCGCCGCCAACATCGCCCTCGACGCACCGTACCGTTAG
- a CDS encoding NADH-quinone oxidoreductase subunit J, giving the protein MTLPLFFFYLFSAVVVASAIMVISSRNPVHSVLFLILAFVNAAGIFMLAGAEFLALILVVVYVGAVAVLFLFVVMMLDVDFRALRQGVMQYAPIGFVVGIILLLELLLVAGSAFIVPQAAGTGALPIDAGVENTRALGQVLYTNYIYLFQACGLVLLVAMIGAIVLTLRHKPNVKRQDIAAQVARGKSGVSTVKVESGKGL; this is encoded by the coding sequence GTGACCTTGCCGCTGTTTTTCTTCTACCTGTTCTCGGCCGTCGTCGTCGCCTCGGCGATCATGGTGATTTCCTCGCGAAATCCCGTGCACTCGGTGCTGTTTCTCATCCTCGCCTTCGTCAACGCCGCCGGCATTTTCATGCTGGCGGGCGCGGAGTTCCTCGCGCTCATCCTGGTCGTCGTTTATGTCGGCGCCGTCGCCGTGCTGTTCCTGTTCGTGGTGATGATGCTCGACGTCGATTTCCGCGCGCTGCGCCAGGGCGTCATGCAATATGCGCCCATCGGCTTCGTGGTTGGCATCATCCTGTTGCTCGAACTGCTGCTGGTCGCCGGTTCGGCGTTCATCGTTCCCCAGGCGGCGGGAACCGGGGCGCTCCCGATCGATGCCGGCGTTGAAAACACCAGGGCACTCGGGCAAGTGCTCTACACAAATTACATTTATCTGTTCCAGGCGTGTGGCCTTGTGCTGCTGGTGGCCATGATCGGGGCGATCGTCCTCACTCTGCGCCATAAGCCCAACGTCAAGCGCCAGGACATTGCGGCCCAGGTCGCGCGGGGCAAATCGGGCGTTTCGACCGTCAAAGTCGAGAGCGGAAAAGGGTTGTAG
- the nuoK gene encoding NADH-quinone oxidoreductase subunit NuoK: MTPVIGLGHFLTVAAILFTIGVFGIFLNRRNIIIILMSIELILLAVNINLVAFSAHLGDLVGQVFALLILTVAAAEAAIGLAILVIFFRNRGSIAVEDVNMMKG, encoded by the coding sequence ATGACACCGGTTATCGGGCTCGGTCACTTCCTGACCGTAGCGGCCATTCTGTTCACCATCGGGGTGTTCGGAATCTTTTTGAACCGCAGGAACATCATCATCATCCTGATGTCGATCGAGCTCATCCTGCTCGCCGTCAACATCAACCTCGTGGCCTTCTCTGCCCATCTGGGCGATCTGGTCGGCCAGGTATTCGCGCTTCTGATCCTGACCGTCGCCGCCGCCGAGGCCGCCATCGGCTTGGCGATCCTCGTGATCTTCTTCCGCAACCGCGGCTCCATCGCGGTTGAGGACGTCAACATGATGAAGGGCTAG